The proteins below are encoded in one region of Juglans microcarpa x Juglans regia isolate MS1-56 chromosome 4D, Jm3101_v1.0, whole genome shotgun sequence:
- the LOC121261032 gene encoding uncharacterized protein LOC121261032: MDREQRRRGAGKRYSLLQGDEFNHKILSGNSSVGYSSRIYYHRSTEGVPFKWEMQPGTPKDPPKDDQGIPPLSPPPAVLSLGLPKPRIEVQPNKVKTWPRIRFWNKSKKNKQRSEDVKAGSRRSHDYTTGSDKFERFEFCSSDREFMTSPRISSSSSSSSLSFSNGPSLQSSRLQSPGRDSFRVPLSCSPWNISTILSSIARHV, translated from the coding sequence ATGGATCGTGAGCAGCGTCGCAGGGGTGCTGGTAAAAGATATTCTTTACTTCAAGGAGATGAATTCAACCATAAAATCCTGTCGGGGAATTCTTCTGTGGGATACTCTTCTCGTATCTATTACCACCGGAGCACTGAAGGAGTTCCCTTTAAGTGGGAAATGCAGCCCGGGACACCCAAAGACCCACCAAAGGATGATCAAGGAATTCCCCCGCTCAGTCCTCCACCGGCTGTGCTGAGCTTAGGCCTACCTAAGCCACGCATCGAAGTACAGCCTAATAAGGTAAAAACCTGGCCAAggattagattttggaacaaaagcaagaaaaacaaacaaagatcaGAAGATGTCAAGGCAGGGTCTCGGCGGAGTCATGACTACACGACTGGCTCGGACAAATTTGAAAGGTTTGAGTTTTGTAGCTCTGACCGTGAATTCATGACGTCACCGCGAATATCAAGTTCTTCATCCTCCTCGTCTTTGTCCTTTTCAAATGGCCCTTCATTGCAGTCATCAAGGCTACAGAGTCCGGGAAGGGACTCGTTTCGAGTGCCTCTAAGTTGCAGTCCTTGGAATATAAGCACGATTCTAAGTTCCATTGCAAGGCAtgtttga
- the LOC121261033 gene encoding replication protein A 32 kDa subunit B isoform X1 produces the protein MYGSQFDGSAAFSGGGFMPSQATQAPDSSFSPSKNRDIQSLLPLTVKQINEAFLSSEDKSNFTIDGVDVNNVTLVGMVCNRTGRVTDVTFILDDGTGRVECNKWVQESVDSNEVEGILDGMYVRVHGHLKGFLGKRSLNVFSIRPVSDFNEIASHFIDCIYVHIYNTRLRKPQGGVTTQPQIANSSSTPLKGYQAAPPNQFSGQHNVDGQKSIEQMVLDFLQLPSSNVDEKGVHCNVIAHQLRVSADKLMLAIQNLVEEGLIYSTTDDFHFKSTING, from the exons ATGTATGGAAGCCAATTCGACGGCAGCGCTGCCTTCTCCGGCGGTGGATTCATGCCCTCTCAGGCCACCCAGGCCCCTGattcctctttctctccctccaag aaTCGCGATATCCAGTCCTTACTTCCACTGACTGTGAAGCAGATAAACGAGGCTTTCTTGTCGAGCGAAGATAAATCTAATTTTACTATTGACGGTGTTGATGTGAACAAT GTTACTCTAGTTGGAATGGTATGCAACAGAACTGGAAGAGTTactgatgttacttttatactTGACGATGGGACTGGAAGGGTTGAGTGTAACAAATG GGTTCAAGAATCTGTAGACTCAAATGAAGTGGAGGGAATTTT GGATGGAATGTATGTTCGGGTGCATGGACATTTGAAAGGTTTTCTAGGAAAGCGGAGCTTAAATGTTTTCTCTATAAG GCCTGTCAGTGACTTTAATGAGATTGCAAGCCATTTCATTGATTGCATATACGTCCATATTTATAATACCAGGTTACGG AAACCTCAAGGTGGTGTTACCACACAGCCACAGATAGCAAATTCAAGTAGTACACCTTTGAAAGGGTACCAAGCTGCCCCACCAAACCAA TTTTCTGGTCAACATAATGTTGATGGACAGAAGAGCATTGAACAAATGGTCTTAGATTTCTTGCAGCTGCCTTCATCCAA TGTAGATGAAAAGGGGGTGCACTGTAACGTTATTGCCCATCAATTAAGAGTTTCAGCGGATAAGctcat GTTGGCTATTCAAAATCTTGTAGAGGAAGGTTTGATTTACTCTACAACTGATGACTTTCACTTTAAGTCAACCATCAATGGTTGA
- the LOC121261033 gene encoding replication protein A 32 kDa subunit B isoform X2: MYGSQFDGSAAFSGGGFMPSQATQAPDSSFSPSKNRDIQSLLPLTVKQINEAFLSSEDKSNFTIDGVDVNNVTLVGMVCNRTGRVTDVTFILDDGTGRVECNKWDGMYVRVHGHLKGFLGKRSLNVFSIRPVSDFNEIASHFIDCIYVHIYNTRLRKPQGGVTTQPQIANSSSTPLKGYQAAPPNQFSGQHNVDGQKSIEQMVLDFLQLPSSNVDEKGVHCNVIAHQLRVSADKLMLAIQNLVEEGLIYSTTDDFHFKSTING; encoded by the exons ATGTATGGAAGCCAATTCGACGGCAGCGCTGCCTTCTCCGGCGGTGGATTCATGCCCTCTCAGGCCACCCAGGCCCCTGattcctctttctctccctccaag aaTCGCGATATCCAGTCCTTACTTCCACTGACTGTGAAGCAGATAAACGAGGCTTTCTTGTCGAGCGAAGATAAATCTAATTTTACTATTGACGGTGTTGATGTGAACAAT GTTACTCTAGTTGGAATGGTATGCAACAGAACTGGAAGAGTTactgatgttacttttatactTGACGATGGGACTGGAAGGGTTGAGTGTAACAAATG GGATGGAATGTATGTTCGGGTGCATGGACATTTGAAAGGTTTTCTAGGAAAGCGGAGCTTAAATGTTTTCTCTATAAG GCCTGTCAGTGACTTTAATGAGATTGCAAGCCATTTCATTGATTGCATATACGTCCATATTTATAATACCAGGTTACGG AAACCTCAAGGTGGTGTTACCACACAGCCACAGATAGCAAATTCAAGTAGTACACCTTTGAAAGGGTACCAAGCTGCCCCACCAAACCAA TTTTCTGGTCAACATAATGTTGATGGACAGAAGAGCATTGAACAAATGGTCTTAGATTTCTTGCAGCTGCCTTCATCCAA TGTAGATGAAAAGGGGGTGCACTGTAACGTTATTGCCCATCAATTAAGAGTTTCAGCGGATAAGctcat GTTGGCTATTCAAAATCTTGTAGAGGAAGGTTTGATTTACTCTACAACTGATGACTTTCACTTTAAGTCAACCATCAATGGTTGA